In the Malania oleifera isolate guangnan ecotype guangnan chromosome 1, ASM2987363v1, whole genome shotgun sequence genome, one interval contains:
- the LOC131150810 gene encoding uncharacterized protein LOC131150810 isoform X4 has protein sequence MKTRTAGTPKSAAAKKTPPARKTAGDATPNPTEAASGSATPKSAEKKPEPASATATKAKQVKSSTDATPGASTDSKPEPPVEGPKESGGAGAGAQVTPGAKTPGAKVNSGSKKTVVKKVVRRVKTPSSAKAAAAQTYKSGEAVKQKVEESPNAVNAVPAQTPKSGEVVKLKVEESPDTAKAVATQTPKSGKVVKHMVEVSQDTAKGAPTQTPKSGEIVKQKVEESVPSEMPESRDVVRLKAEESLKDLGPIEKQERPVNAGQSTNMGQTTVKVEEAAAMDGGESGQLEEPVGNFGKSPVIEGHNIAEEEKVAMEEDTEEETKTAEDKEEHKIEPANMEEDAEKDLKPEDENGADGVDYGEQEVLEEPGEEPAEDGEGEPGDEAEPLEEECMELTAHAKERKIKKELEIFVGGLDRDAKEEDVKKAFEKVGEVVEVRLHRNLSSNKNKGYAFVKFSNKEQASRALSEMKNPMICGKRCGTAPSEDNDTLFLGNICNTWTKEAIKQKLKDYGIEGVVNITLVPDARHEGLSRGFAFLEFSCHVDAMLAYKRLQKPDAVFGHAERTAKVAFAEPLRDPDPEIMAQVKSVFVDGLPPHWDEDRVREQFKGYGEIEKIVLARNMSTAKRKDFGFVDFSTHEAAIACIDGINSIELVDGNSKIKVRARLSNPLPKTQAVKGGMCGGFRIGRGAGTSQQHGRGFGRGAHLSSRANYQRGRGFHPYGRGQIGGRRGVAAPSRLNLGRPSHDAADGVHGKPFSSRRQPFSPEGAFGRPFVEPRFDDPYFYDDNAHGMKRPFYMTDPSYVEPSRLRPRLDYSDPAVSFRETHYPDTFGAGGGPYSRDYYGSEYGGGAYPSFYGAERSYRGGYY, from the exons TGGAAGGACCAAAAGAATCTGGTGGTGCTGGTGCTGGTGCTCAAGTAACACCGGGAGCAAAAACACCGGGAGCAAAAGTAAATTCAGGGTCCAAAAAAACTGTTGTCAAGAAAGTAGTCAGGAGAGTCAAAACTCCTAGTTCAGCTAAAGCTGCTGCTGCCCAGACATATAAATCTGGTGAAGCTGTAAAGCAGAAGGTTGAAGAATCTCCAAATGCAGTTAATGCAGTTCCAGCCCAGACACCTAAATCAGGGGAAGTTGTAAAGCTTAAGGTTGAAGAATCCCCAGATACGGCCAAAGCTGTTGCAACCCAGACGCCCAAGTCAGGGAAAGTTGTAAAGCATATGGTTGAAGTGTCTCAAGATACAGCCAAAGGTGCTCCAACCCAGACGCCTAAATCTGGGGAAATTGTAAAACAGAAGGTTGAAGAATCTGTTCCCTCCGAGATGCCTGAATCAAGGGACGTTGTGAGGCTGAAGGCTGAAGAATCCCTGAAGGATTTGGGGCCCATAGAGAAGCAAGAACGTCCTGTCAATGCTGGGCAATCCACAAACATGGGCCAAACTACAGTTAAGGTTGAAGAAGCTGCTGCCATGGATGGTGGCGAATCTGGACAGTTGGAAGAGCCTGTTGGGAATTTTGGGAAATCTCCAGTTATTGAAGGGCATAATATTGCAGAGGAGGAAAAAGTAGCTATGGAAGAAGATACTGAAGAGGAGACAAAGACTGCTGAGGATAAAGAGGAGCACAAGATTGAACCTGCTAACATGGAAGAAGATGCAGAAAAGGATTTGAAACCTGAGGATGAGAATGGTGCTGATGGAGTGGATTATGGTGAGCAAGAGGTTCTTGAAGAACCTGGGGAAGAGCCTGCAGAGGATGGTGAGGGGGAACCTGGTGATGAAGCTGAGCCATTGGAAGAAGAGTGTATGGAATTAACAGCTCATGCAAAAGAGCGAAAGATTAAAAAGGAGCTTGAGATATTTGTTGGTGGGTTGGATCGGGATGCTAAGGAGGAAGATGTGAAGAAGGCTTTTGAGAAGGTTGGAGAGGTAGTTGAAGTTCGATTGCACAGGAATCTTTCATCTAATAAGAATAAGGGGTATGCATTTGTGAAGTTTTCAAATAAGGAGCAAGCAAGTCGGGCATTGTCAGAAATGAAAAACCCCATG ATATGTGGGAAGCGATGTGGTACTGCACCCAGTGAGGACAATGACACATTGTTCTTGGGCAATATTTGCAATACGTGGACTAAAGAAGCT ATTAAACAAAAACTGAAGGACTATGGCATTGAAGGTGTTGTGAATATTACTCTTGTTCCAGATGCTCGGCATGAGGGTTTGAGTCGTGGTTTTGCATTCCTCGAGTTCTCTTGTCATGTTGATGCCATGCTTGCATATAAGAGGCTTCAAAAGCCAGATGCTGTTTTTGGCCATGCTGAAAGAACTGCCAAAGTTGCTTTTGCTGAGCCTTTGCGAGACCCAGACCCTGAGATCATGGCCCAAGTTAAGTCAGTTTTTGTTGATGGGCTTCCTCCTCACTGGGATGAAGACCGTGTTAGGGAGCAATTTAAAGGATATGGGGAGATTGAAAAAATTGTGCTAGCCCGAAATATGTCGACAGCCAAGAGAAAGGATTTTGGATTTGTTGATTTTAGCACCCATGAAGCTGCCATTGCATGCATTGATGGTATAAATAGTATAGAATTGGTTGATGGGAATTCAAAG ATAAAAGTGAGAGCAAGACTTTCAAATCCTTTGCCTAAAACTCAGGCTGTTAAGGGTGGAATGTGTGGTGGATTTCGAATAGGCCGTGGTGCTGGAACTTCTCAACAACATG GACGGGGTTTTGGACGAGGTGCGCATCTATCCAGCCGAGCGAATTACCAACGTGGCAGGGGTTTCCATCCATATGGACGTGGTCAAATTG GAGGAAGAAGGGGTGTTGCTGCCCCATCAAGACTTAATCTGGGCAGACCCAGCCATGATGCCGCTGATGGGGTCCATGGGAAGCCTTTCTCATCTAGGAGGCAACCATTCTCTCCAGAAGGAGCATTTGGCAGACCTTTTGTTGAGCCTCGCTTTGATGACCCTTATTTTTATGATGATAATGCACATGGGATGAAACGGCCATTTTACATGACT GACCCCAGTTATGTGGAGCCAAGCAGACTTCGACCTCGACTGGATTATTCTGATCCTGCAGTTTCGTTTCGTGAAACTCATTATCCAG ATACTTTTGGAGCTGGTGGTGGACCATACTCTCGTGATTATTATGGTTCTGAA TATGGTGGAGGTGCATATCCCTCTTTTTATGGTGCTGAACGATCATATAGAGGTGGCTATTACTAA
- the LOC131150810 gene encoding uncharacterized protein LOC131150810 isoform X2: MKTRTAGTPKSAAAKKTPPARKTAGDATPNPTEAASGSATPKSAEKKPEPASATATKAKQVKSSTDATPGASTDSKPEPPVEGPKESGGAGAGAQVTPGAKTPGAKVNSGSKKTVVKKVVRRVKTPSSAKAAAAQTYKSGEAVKQKVEESPNAVNAVPAQTPKSGEVVKLKVEESPDTAKAVATQTPKSGKVVKHMVEVSQDTAKGAPTQTPKSGEIVKQKVEESVPSEMPESRDVVRLKAEESLKDLGPIEKQERPVNAGQSTNMGQTTVKVEEAAAMDGGESGQLEEPVGNFGKSPVIEGHNIAEEEKVAMEEDTEEETKTAEDKEEHKIEPANMEEDAEKDLKPEDENGADGVDYGEQEVLEEPGEEPAEDGEGEPGDEAEPLEEECMELTAHAKERKIKKELEIFVGGLDRDAKEEDVKKAFEKVGEVVEVRLHRNLSSNKNKGYAFVKFSNKEQASRALSEMKNPMICGKRCGTAPSEDNDTLFLGNICNTWTKEAIKQKLKDYGIEGVVNITLVPDARHEGLSRGFAFLEFSCHVDAMLAYKRLQKPDAVFGHAERTAKVAFAEPLRDPDPEIMAQVKSVFVDGLPPHWDEDRVREQFKGYGEIEKIVLARNMSTAKRKDFGFVDFSTHEAAIACIDGINSIELVDGNSKIKVRARLSNPLPKTQAVKGGMCGGFRIGRGAGTSQQHGRGFGRGAHLSSRANYQRGRGFHPYGRGQIGRMGFLNEHDFDNPYAEFHGRQFFGRGGRRGVAAPSRLNLGRPSHDAADGVHGKPFSSRRQPFSPEGAFGRPFVEPRFDDPYFYDDNAHGMKRPFYMTDPSYVEPSRLRPRLDYSDPAVSFRETHYPDTFGAGGGPYSRDYYGSEYGGGAYPSFYGAERSYRGGYY, translated from the exons TGGAAGGACCAAAAGAATCTGGTGGTGCTGGTGCTGGTGCTCAAGTAACACCGGGAGCAAAAACACCGGGAGCAAAAGTAAATTCAGGGTCCAAAAAAACTGTTGTCAAGAAAGTAGTCAGGAGAGTCAAAACTCCTAGTTCAGCTAAAGCTGCTGCTGCCCAGACATATAAATCTGGTGAAGCTGTAAAGCAGAAGGTTGAAGAATCTCCAAATGCAGTTAATGCAGTTCCAGCCCAGACACCTAAATCAGGGGAAGTTGTAAAGCTTAAGGTTGAAGAATCCCCAGATACGGCCAAAGCTGTTGCAACCCAGACGCCCAAGTCAGGGAAAGTTGTAAAGCATATGGTTGAAGTGTCTCAAGATACAGCCAAAGGTGCTCCAACCCAGACGCCTAAATCTGGGGAAATTGTAAAACAGAAGGTTGAAGAATCTGTTCCCTCCGAGATGCCTGAATCAAGGGACGTTGTGAGGCTGAAGGCTGAAGAATCCCTGAAGGATTTGGGGCCCATAGAGAAGCAAGAACGTCCTGTCAATGCTGGGCAATCCACAAACATGGGCCAAACTACAGTTAAGGTTGAAGAAGCTGCTGCCATGGATGGTGGCGAATCTGGACAGTTGGAAGAGCCTGTTGGGAATTTTGGGAAATCTCCAGTTATTGAAGGGCATAATATTGCAGAGGAGGAAAAAGTAGCTATGGAAGAAGATACTGAAGAGGAGACAAAGACTGCTGAGGATAAAGAGGAGCACAAGATTGAACCTGCTAACATGGAAGAAGATGCAGAAAAGGATTTGAAACCTGAGGATGAGAATGGTGCTGATGGAGTGGATTATGGTGAGCAAGAGGTTCTTGAAGAACCTGGGGAAGAGCCTGCAGAGGATGGTGAGGGGGAACCTGGTGATGAAGCTGAGCCATTGGAAGAAGAGTGTATGGAATTAACAGCTCATGCAAAAGAGCGAAAGATTAAAAAGGAGCTTGAGATATTTGTTGGTGGGTTGGATCGGGATGCTAAGGAGGAAGATGTGAAGAAGGCTTTTGAGAAGGTTGGAGAGGTAGTTGAAGTTCGATTGCACAGGAATCTTTCATCTAATAAGAATAAGGGGTATGCATTTGTGAAGTTTTCAAATAAGGAGCAAGCAAGTCGGGCATTGTCAGAAATGAAAAACCCCATG ATATGTGGGAAGCGATGTGGTACTGCACCCAGTGAGGACAATGACACATTGTTCTTGGGCAATATTTGCAATACGTGGACTAAAGAAGCT ATTAAACAAAAACTGAAGGACTATGGCATTGAAGGTGTTGTGAATATTACTCTTGTTCCAGATGCTCGGCATGAGGGTTTGAGTCGTGGTTTTGCATTCCTCGAGTTCTCTTGTCATGTTGATGCCATGCTTGCATATAAGAGGCTTCAAAAGCCAGATGCTGTTTTTGGCCATGCTGAAAGAACTGCCAAAGTTGCTTTTGCTGAGCCTTTGCGAGACCCAGACCCTGAGATCATGGCCCAAGTTAAGTCAGTTTTTGTTGATGGGCTTCCTCCTCACTGGGATGAAGACCGTGTTAGGGAGCAATTTAAAGGATATGGGGAGATTGAAAAAATTGTGCTAGCCCGAAATATGTCGACAGCCAAGAGAAAGGATTTTGGATTTGTTGATTTTAGCACCCATGAAGCTGCCATTGCATGCATTGATGGTATAAATAGTATAGAATTGGTTGATGGGAATTCAAAG ATAAAAGTGAGAGCAAGACTTTCAAATCCTTTGCCTAAAACTCAGGCTGTTAAGGGTGGAATGTGTGGTGGATTTCGAATAGGCCGTGGTGCTGGAACTTCTCAACAACATG GACGGGGTTTTGGACGAGGTGCGCATCTATCCAGCCGAGCGAATTACCAACGTGGCAGGGGTTTCCATCCATATGGACGTGGTCAAATTGGTAGAATGGGTTTTCTCAATGAACATGATTTTGATAACCCATATGCTGAGTTCCATGGGAGACAATTTTTTGGACGAG GAGGAAGAAGGGGTGTTGCTGCCCCATCAAGACTTAATCTGGGCAGACCCAGCCATGATGCCGCTGATGGGGTCCATGGGAAGCCTTTCTCATCTAGGAGGCAACCATTCTCTCCAGAAGGAGCATTTGGCAGACCTTTTGTTGAGCCTCGCTTTGATGACCCTTATTTTTATGATGATAATGCACATGGGATGAAACGGCCATTTTACATGACT GACCCCAGTTATGTGGAGCCAAGCAGACTTCGACCTCGACTGGATTATTCTGATCCTGCAGTTTCGTTTCGTGAAACTCATTATCCAG ATACTTTTGGAGCTGGTGGTGGACCATACTCTCGTGATTATTATGGTTCTGAA TATGGTGGAGGTGCATATCCCTCTTTTTATGGTGCTGAACGATCATATAGAGGTGGCTATTACTAA
- the LOC131150810 gene encoding uncharacterized protein LOC131150810 isoform X3: MKTRTAGTPKSAAAKKTPPARKTAGDATPNPTEAASGSATPKSAEKKPEPASATATKAKQVKSSTDATPGASTDSKPEPPVEGPKESGGAGAGAQVTPGAKTPGAKVNSGSKKTVVKKVVRRVKTPSSAKAAAAQTYKSGEAVKQKVEESPNAVNAVPAQTPKSGEVVKLKVEESPDTAKAVATQTPKSGKVVKHMVEVSQDTAKGAPTQTPKSGEIVKQKVEESVPSEMPESRDVVRLKAEESLKDLGPIEKQERPVNAGQSTNMGQTTVKVEEAAAMDGGESGQLEEPVGNFGKSPVIEGHNIAEEEKVAMEEDTEEETKTAEDKEEHKIEPANMEEDAEKDLKPEDENGADGVDYGEQEVLEEPGEEPAEDGEGEPGDEAEPLEEECMELTAHAKERKIKKELEIFVGGLDRDAKEEDVKKAFEKVGEVVEVRLHRNLSSNKNKGYAFVKFSNKEQASRALSEMKNPMICGKRCGTAPSEDNDTLFLGNICNTWTKEAIKQKLKDYGIEGVVNITLVPDARHEGLSRGFAFLEFSCHVDAMLAYKRLQKPDAVFGHAERTAKVAFAEPLRDPDPEIMAQVKSVFVDGLPPHWDEDRVREQFKGYGEIEKIVLARNMSTAKRKDFGFVDFSTHEAAIACIDGINSIELVDGNSKIKVRARLSNPLPKTQAVKGGMCGGFRIGRGAGTSQQHGRGFGRGAHLSSRANYQRGRGFHPYGRGQIGGRRGVAAPSRLNLGRPSHDAADGVHGKPFSSRRQPFSPEGAFGRPFVEPRFDDPYFYDDNAHGMKRPFYMTDPSYVEPSRLRPRLDYSDPAVSFRETHYPDTFGAGGGPYSRDYYGSEVSIQFPIYLIQLCLNKLYCAIFSFHSTVWWRCISLFLWC; encoded by the exons TGGAAGGACCAAAAGAATCTGGTGGTGCTGGTGCTGGTGCTCAAGTAACACCGGGAGCAAAAACACCGGGAGCAAAAGTAAATTCAGGGTCCAAAAAAACTGTTGTCAAGAAAGTAGTCAGGAGAGTCAAAACTCCTAGTTCAGCTAAAGCTGCTGCTGCCCAGACATATAAATCTGGTGAAGCTGTAAAGCAGAAGGTTGAAGAATCTCCAAATGCAGTTAATGCAGTTCCAGCCCAGACACCTAAATCAGGGGAAGTTGTAAAGCTTAAGGTTGAAGAATCCCCAGATACGGCCAAAGCTGTTGCAACCCAGACGCCCAAGTCAGGGAAAGTTGTAAAGCATATGGTTGAAGTGTCTCAAGATACAGCCAAAGGTGCTCCAACCCAGACGCCTAAATCTGGGGAAATTGTAAAACAGAAGGTTGAAGAATCTGTTCCCTCCGAGATGCCTGAATCAAGGGACGTTGTGAGGCTGAAGGCTGAAGAATCCCTGAAGGATTTGGGGCCCATAGAGAAGCAAGAACGTCCTGTCAATGCTGGGCAATCCACAAACATGGGCCAAACTACAGTTAAGGTTGAAGAAGCTGCTGCCATGGATGGTGGCGAATCTGGACAGTTGGAAGAGCCTGTTGGGAATTTTGGGAAATCTCCAGTTATTGAAGGGCATAATATTGCAGAGGAGGAAAAAGTAGCTATGGAAGAAGATACTGAAGAGGAGACAAAGACTGCTGAGGATAAAGAGGAGCACAAGATTGAACCTGCTAACATGGAAGAAGATGCAGAAAAGGATTTGAAACCTGAGGATGAGAATGGTGCTGATGGAGTGGATTATGGTGAGCAAGAGGTTCTTGAAGAACCTGGGGAAGAGCCTGCAGAGGATGGTGAGGGGGAACCTGGTGATGAAGCTGAGCCATTGGAAGAAGAGTGTATGGAATTAACAGCTCATGCAAAAGAGCGAAAGATTAAAAAGGAGCTTGAGATATTTGTTGGTGGGTTGGATCGGGATGCTAAGGAGGAAGATGTGAAGAAGGCTTTTGAGAAGGTTGGAGAGGTAGTTGAAGTTCGATTGCACAGGAATCTTTCATCTAATAAGAATAAGGGGTATGCATTTGTGAAGTTTTCAAATAAGGAGCAAGCAAGTCGGGCATTGTCAGAAATGAAAAACCCCATG ATATGTGGGAAGCGATGTGGTACTGCACCCAGTGAGGACAATGACACATTGTTCTTGGGCAATATTTGCAATACGTGGACTAAAGAAGCT ATTAAACAAAAACTGAAGGACTATGGCATTGAAGGTGTTGTGAATATTACTCTTGTTCCAGATGCTCGGCATGAGGGTTTGAGTCGTGGTTTTGCATTCCTCGAGTTCTCTTGTCATGTTGATGCCATGCTTGCATATAAGAGGCTTCAAAAGCCAGATGCTGTTTTTGGCCATGCTGAAAGAACTGCCAAAGTTGCTTTTGCTGAGCCTTTGCGAGACCCAGACCCTGAGATCATGGCCCAAGTTAAGTCAGTTTTTGTTGATGGGCTTCCTCCTCACTGGGATGAAGACCGTGTTAGGGAGCAATTTAAAGGATATGGGGAGATTGAAAAAATTGTGCTAGCCCGAAATATGTCGACAGCCAAGAGAAAGGATTTTGGATTTGTTGATTTTAGCACCCATGAAGCTGCCATTGCATGCATTGATGGTATAAATAGTATAGAATTGGTTGATGGGAATTCAAAG ATAAAAGTGAGAGCAAGACTTTCAAATCCTTTGCCTAAAACTCAGGCTGTTAAGGGTGGAATGTGTGGTGGATTTCGAATAGGCCGTGGTGCTGGAACTTCTCAACAACATG GACGGGGTTTTGGACGAGGTGCGCATCTATCCAGCCGAGCGAATTACCAACGTGGCAGGGGTTTCCATCCATATGGACGTGGTCAAATTG GAGGAAGAAGGGGTGTTGCTGCCCCATCAAGACTTAATCTGGGCAGACCCAGCCATGATGCCGCTGATGGGGTCCATGGGAAGCCTTTCTCATCTAGGAGGCAACCATTCTCTCCAGAAGGAGCATTTGGCAGACCTTTTGTTGAGCCTCGCTTTGATGACCCTTATTTTTATGATGATAATGCACATGGGATGAAACGGCCATTTTACATGACT GACCCCAGTTATGTGGAGCCAAGCAGACTTCGACCTCGACTGGATTATTCTGATCCTGCAGTTTCGTTTCGTGAAACTCATTATCCAG ATACTTTTGGAGCTGGTGGTGGACCATACTCTCGTGATTATTATGGTTCTGAAGTAAGTATTCAATTCCCAATTTATCTAATTCAGTTATGTTTGAACAAACTGTATTGTGcaatattttcttttcattctACAGTATGGTGGAGGTGCATATCCCTCTTTTTATGGTGCTGA
- the LOC131150810 gene encoding uncharacterized protein LOC131150810 isoform X1: protein MKTRTAGTPKSAAAKKTPPARKTAGDATPNPTEAASGSATPKSAEKKPEPASATATKAKQVKSSTDATPGASTDSKPEPPVEGPKESGGAGAGAQVTPGAKTPGAKVNSGSKKTVVKKVVRRVKTPSSAKAAAAQTYKSGEAVKQKVEESPNAVNAVPAQTPKSGEVVKLKVEESPDTAKAVATQTPKSGKVVKHMVEVSQDTAKGAPTQTPKSGEIVKQKVEESVPSEMPESRDVVRLKAEESLKDLGPIEKQERPVNAGQSTNMGQTTVKVEEAAAMDGGESGQLEEPVGNFGKSPVIEGHNIAEEEKVAMEEDTEEETKTAEDKEEHKIEPANMEEDAEKDLKPEDENGADGVDYGEQEVLEEPGEEPAEDGEGEPGDEAEPLEEECMELTAHAKERKIKKELEIFVGGLDRDAKEEDVKKAFEKVGEVVEVRLHRNLSSNKNKGYAFVKFSNKEQASRALSEMKNPMICGKRCGTAPSEDNDTLFLGNICNTWTKEAIKQKLKDYGIEGVVNITLVPDARHEGLSRGFAFLEFSCHVDAMLAYKRLQKPDAVFGHAERTAKVAFAEPLRDPDPEIMAQVKSVFVDGLPPHWDEDRVREQFKGYGEIEKIVLARNMSTAKRKDFGFVDFSTHEAAIACIDGINSIELVDGNSKIKVRARLSNPLPKTQAVKGGMCGGFRIGRGAGTSQQHGRGFGRGAHLSSRANYQRGRGFHPYGRGQIGRMGFLNEHDFDNPYAEFHGRQFFGRGGRRGVAAPSRLNLGRPSHDAADGVHGKPFSSRRQPFSPEGAFGRPFVEPRFDDPYFYDDNAHGMKRPFYMTDPSYVEPSRLRPRLDYSDPAVSFRETHYPDTFGAGGGPYSRDYYGSEVSIQFPIYLIQLCLNKLYCAIFSFHSTVWWRCISLFLWC, encoded by the exons TGGAAGGACCAAAAGAATCTGGTGGTGCTGGTGCTGGTGCTCAAGTAACACCGGGAGCAAAAACACCGGGAGCAAAAGTAAATTCAGGGTCCAAAAAAACTGTTGTCAAGAAAGTAGTCAGGAGAGTCAAAACTCCTAGTTCAGCTAAAGCTGCTGCTGCCCAGACATATAAATCTGGTGAAGCTGTAAAGCAGAAGGTTGAAGAATCTCCAAATGCAGTTAATGCAGTTCCAGCCCAGACACCTAAATCAGGGGAAGTTGTAAAGCTTAAGGTTGAAGAATCCCCAGATACGGCCAAAGCTGTTGCAACCCAGACGCCCAAGTCAGGGAAAGTTGTAAAGCATATGGTTGAAGTGTCTCAAGATACAGCCAAAGGTGCTCCAACCCAGACGCCTAAATCTGGGGAAATTGTAAAACAGAAGGTTGAAGAATCTGTTCCCTCCGAGATGCCTGAATCAAGGGACGTTGTGAGGCTGAAGGCTGAAGAATCCCTGAAGGATTTGGGGCCCATAGAGAAGCAAGAACGTCCTGTCAATGCTGGGCAATCCACAAACATGGGCCAAACTACAGTTAAGGTTGAAGAAGCTGCTGCCATGGATGGTGGCGAATCTGGACAGTTGGAAGAGCCTGTTGGGAATTTTGGGAAATCTCCAGTTATTGAAGGGCATAATATTGCAGAGGAGGAAAAAGTAGCTATGGAAGAAGATACTGAAGAGGAGACAAAGACTGCTGAGGATAAAGAGGAGCACAAGATTGAACCTGCTAACATGGAAGAAGATGCAGAAAAGGATTTGAAACCTGAGGATGAGAATGGTGCTGATGGAGTGGATTATGGTGAGCAAGAGGTTCTTGAAGAACCTGGGGAAGAGCCTGCAGAGGATGGTGAGGGGGAACCTGGTGATGAAGCTGAGCCATTGGAAGAAGAGTGTATGGAATTAACAGCTCATGCAAAAGAGCGAAAGATTAAAAAGGAGCTTGAGATATTTGTTGGTGGGTTGGATCGGGATGCTAAGGAGGAAGATGTGAAGAAGGCTTTTGAGAAGGTTGGAGAGGTAGTTGAAGTTCGATTGCACAGGAATCTTTCATCTAATAAGAATAAGGGGTATGCATTTGTGAAGTTTTCAAATAAGGAGCAAGCAAGTCGGGCATTGTCAGAAATGAAAAACCCCATG ATATGTGGGAAGCGATGTGGTACTGCACCCAGTGAGGACAATGACACATTGTTCTTGGGCAATATTTGCAATACGTGGACTAAAGAAGCT ATTAAACAAAAACTGAAGGACTATGGCATTGAAGGTGTTGTGAATATTACTCTTGTTCCAGATGCTCGGCATGAGGGTTTGAGTCGTGGTTTTGCATTCCTCGAGTTCTCTTGTCATGTTGATGCCATGCTTGCATATAAGAGGCTTCAAAAGCCAGATGCTGTTTTTGGCCATGCTGAAAGAACTGCCAAAGTTGCTTTTGCTGAGCCTTTGCGAGACCCAGACCCTGAGATCATGGCCCAAGTTAAGTCAGTTTTTGTTGATGGGCTTCCTCCTCACTGGGATGAAGACCGTGTTAGGGAGCAATTTAAAGGATATGGGGAGATTGAAAAAATTGTGCTAGCCCGAAATATGTCGACAGCCAAGAGAAAGGATTTTGGATTTGTTGATTTTAGCACCCATGAAGCTGCCATTGCATGCATTGATGGTATAAATAGTATAGAATTGGTTGATGGGAATTCAAAG ATAAAAGTGAGAGCAAGACTTTCAAATCCTTTGCCTAAAACTCAGGCTGTTAAGGGTGGAATGTGTGGTGGATTTCGAATAGGCCGTGGTGCTGGAACTTCTCAACAACATG GACGGGGTTTTGGACGAGGTGCGCATCTATCCAGCCGAGCGAATTACCAACGTGGCAGGGGTTTCCATCCATATGGACGTGGTCAAATTGGTAGAATGGGTTTTCTCAATGAACATGATTTTGATAACCCATATGCTGAGTTCCATGGGAGACAATTTTTTGGACGAG GAGGAAGAAGGGGTGTTGCTGCCCCATCAAGACTTAATCTGGGCAGACCCAGCCATGATGCCGCTGATGGGGTCCATGGGAAGCCTTTCTCATCTAGGAGGCAACCATTCTCTCCAGAAGGAGCATTTGGCAGACCTTTTGTTGAGCCTCGCTTTGATGACCCTTATTTTTATGATGATAATGCACATGGGATGAAACGGCCATTTTACATGACT GACCCCAGTTATGTGGAGCCAAGCAGACTTCGACCTCGACTGGATTATTCTGATCCTGCAGTTTCGTTTCGTGAAACTCATTATCCAG ATACTTTTGGAGCTGGTGGTGGACCATACTCTCGTGATTATTATGGTTCTGAAGTAAGTATTCAATTCCCAATTTATCTAATTCAGTTATGTTTGAACAAACTGTATTGTGcaatattttcttttcattctACAGTATGGTGGAGGTGCATATCCCTCTTTTTATGGTGCTGA